Proteins from a genomic interval of Neovison vison isolate M4711 chromosome 4, ASM_NN_V1, whole genome shotgun sequence:
- the LOC122904720 gene encoding 40S ribosomal protein S24-like: MNDTVTIRTRKFMTNRLLQRKQMVIDVLHPGKATVPKTEIREKLAKMYKTTPDVIFVFGFRTHFGGGKTTGFGMIYDSLDYAKKNEPKHRLARHGLYEKKKTSRKQRKERKNRMKKVRGTAKANVGAGKKKKE, from the exons ATGAACGACACAGTAACTATCCGGACCAGGAAGTTCATGACCAACCGACTACTTCAGCGCAAACAAATGGTTATTGATGTCCTTCATCCTGGAAAGGCAACAGTACCTAAGACAGAAATTCGGGAAAAACTAGCCAAAATGTACAAGACCACACCAGATGTCATATTTGTATTTGGATTCAGAACCCATTTTGGTGGTGGCAAGACAACTGGCTTTGGCATGATTTATGATTCCTTGgattatgcaaagaaaaatgaacccaaacaTAGACTTGCAAGACATGGTCTgtatgagaagaaaaagacctCAAGAAAACAGCGAAAAGAACGcaagaacagaatgaagaaagtCAGGGGGACTGCAAAAGCCAATGTTGGTGCtggcaaaaagaagaa GGAGTAA